The Carassius auratus strain Wakin chromosome 27, ASM336829v1, whole genome shotgun sequence genome includes a region encoding these proteins:
- the rgs18 gene encoding regulator of G-protein signaling 18 isoform X2: MLSEDELLACRMKDTQLRSKDKKGRLSLLLARSGSHENVSPEKKPPAKTNHITPDVALRWGDSFEELLSHTDGVDVFTRFLRSEFSEENIEFWLACEDFKSTGSATKLQSKAKQIHAIFIDKEAPKEINIDHSTKATIEKNILIPTRSCFDVAQNKIYSLMKRDCYPRFLTSDIYLTLTKRAGPPTMTRRRSRSFVFNERSEGTPAWL, encoded by the exons ATGCTCAGTGAGGACGAACTGCTCGCCTGCAGAATGAAAGATACCCAGTTGAG GAGTAAGGATAAAAAAGGTCGACTCAGTCTTCTTCTGGCGAGGTCTGGATCGCATGAAAACGTCAGTCCTGAGAAGAAACCACCAGCTAAAACTAACCA CATCACGCCAGATGTGGCTCTGAGATGGGGTGATTCATTTGAGGAGCTGCTGAGTCACACAG ATGGGGTAGATGTCTTCACACGGTTTCTGCGCTCTGAGTTCAGTGAGGAGAACATTGAGTTTTGGTTAGCCTGTGAAGACTTCAAGAGCACTGGGTCTGCAACCAAACTGCAGTCTAAAGCCAAACAGATACACGCCATTTTCATCGATAAGGAAGCACCCAAAGAG ATCAACATTGACCACTCAACCAAGGCCACCATTGAGAAGAACATCCTGATACCCACTAGGTCCTGCTTTGATGTAGCACAAAATAAAATCTACAGCTTAATGAAAAGAGACTGCTACCCACGATTCCTCACCTCCGACATCTACTTGACCCTGACCAAGAGGGCAGGCCCACCTACTATGACCAGGAGAAGGTCCCGCTCCTTCGTTTTTAATGAACGTTCTGAAGGCACACCGGCTTGGTTGTAG
- the rgs18 gene encoding regulator of G-protein signaling 18 isoform X1, which translates to MKIFVFLFPQLNFSAPKEEAYRKMLSEDELLACRMKDTQLRSKDKKGRLSLLLARSGSHENVSPEKKPPAKTNHITPDVALRWGDSFEELLSHTDGVDVFTRFLRSEFSEENIEFWLACEDFKSTGSATKLQSKAKQIHAIFIDKEAPKEINIDHSTKATIEKNILIPTRSCFDVAQNKIYSLMKRDCYPRFLTSDIYLTLTKRAGPPTMTRRRSRSFVFNERSEGTPAWL; encoded by the exons ATGAAgatttttgtgtttctgtttcctCAGTTAAACTTCTCTGCCCCCAAGGAGGAAGCATATCGCAAAATGCTCAGTGAGGACGAACTGCTCGCCTGCAGAATGAAAGATACCCAGTTGAG GAGTAAGGATAAAAAAGGTCGACTCAGTCTTCTTCTGGCGAGGTCTGGATCGCATGAAAACGTCAGTCCTGAGAAGAAACCACCAGCTAAAACTAACCA CATCACGCCAGATGTGGCTCTGAGATGGGGTGATTCATTTGAGGAGCTGCTGAGTCACACAG ATGGGGTAGATGTCTTCACACGGTTTCTGCGCTCTGAGTTCAGTGAGGAGAACATTGAGTTTTGGTTAGCCTGTGAAGACTTCAAGAGCACTGGGTCTGCAACCAAACTGCAGTCTAAAGCCAAACAGATACACGCCATTTTCATCGATAAGGAAGCACCCAAAGAG ATCAACATTGACCACTCAACCAAGGCCACCATTGAGAAGAACATCCTGATACCCACTAGGTCCTGCTTTGATGTAGCACAAAATAAAATCTACAGCTTAATGAAAAGAGACTGCTACCCACGATTCCTCACCTCCGACATCTACTTGACCCTGACCAAGAGGGCAGGCCCACCTACTATGACCAGGAGAAGGTCCCGCTCCTTCGTTTTTAATGAACGTTCTGAAGGCACACCGGCTTGGTTGTAG